A single window of Phycisphaerae bacterium DNA harbors:
- a CDS encoding ribokinase, which produces MPGRIPKVVVVGGTHVDMVIRCDQAPSPGQSVAGAMLSYTATGPGPNQAAEAALCGCQVHLISKVGGDPFAQMVKASLAEFDINTDFIRTIEAKNTGVVVTLVDAKGENASLTYAGANTALQPQDINEAEQVISKADVCLIHGQLPHDAVAAAIRCAKVHGVKVILNPARPMEHLGRENNALPADYFSADILIPNLYEAADITDQSDANIHAAKLIGSDLVARGADSVVITMGRRGCMVVDRNGADHIQAFEVELVDQTGRGDAFAGALAASCAVGDDLRKAVKFASAAGALTCTKFGSLEALPSKAEIIELLQKE; this is translated from the coding sequence ATGCCAGGAAGGATTCCTAAGGTAGTTGTGGTAGGCGGCACCCACGTGGATATGGTGATAAGGTGCGACCAGGCCCCTTCTCCGGGGCAGTCTGTTGCCGGGGCTATGTTATCATATACCGCCACAGGCCCGGGGCCGAATCAGGCAGCCGAAGCTGCTCTGTGCGGCTGCCAGGTACATCTTATAAGCAAGGTTGGTGGTGACCCATTCGCTCAGATGGTCAAGGCAAGTCTCGCCGAGTTCGATATTAATACAGACTTCATTCGCACCATCGAAGCTAAGAATACAGGTGTCGTTGTAACCTTAGTTGACGCCAAAGGCGAAAATGCCAGCCTTACATACGCCGGCGCCAACACAGCCCTGCAGCCGCAGGACATCAACGAAGCCGAGCAGGTCATCTCCAAGGCTGATGTCTGTTTGATTCACGGTCAACTGCCGCACGATGCTGTCGCGGCGGCCATTCGATGCGCCAAGGTGCACGGCGTCAAGGTCATTCTCAATCCTGCAAGACCGATGGAGCATCTCGGCCGGGAGAACAATGCTCTGCCTGCCGATTATTTTTCAGCCGATATTCTGATACCAAATCTTTACGAAGCCGCCGACATCACCGACCAGTCCGACGCCAACATCCACGCCGCCAAACTCATCGGCTCTGATTTGGTCGCCCGCGGCGCCGATTCCGTAGTCATAACAATGGGCAGGCGCGGCTGTATGGTTGTTGACAGAAATGGCGCCGACCACATCCAGGCTTTCGAAGTCGAGCTTGTTGACCAGACCGGCAGAGGTGACGCCTTTGCGGGAGCACTAGCCGCCTCCTGCGCCGTGGGGGACGATTTAAGAAAAGCGGTTAAATTCGCCTCGGCGGCGGGAGCACTGACCTGCACGAAATTCGGCTCGCTTGAGGCATTGCCCTCAAAGGCCGAAATTATAGAGCTCCTGCAAAAAGAATAG
- a CDS encoding AAA family ATPase gives MRTIAVVNQKGGCGKTTVSINLASALAELGHKTLLVDMDPQSHCAVGLAVPEDQIEQSIYDVLISTSRNEPIRLAEILWQISDKLELAPASIDLSAFEQQMAGIAERESCLKSVLEGIKNEYEYAIIDCPPAVGLLTLNALRAATDAIVPVETGYFALHGLSKQLETLSILCKRCSQQIDVKVLASMYDLRTKMAREILAELRSHFADKMFKTIVNFNTKIKEASSFGQPICEYDPASKGQRDFRALAEELINPASVETAGPELAEKAAAAAWAMPGLREQAKPPMPVIPSEGAQQPVVSSPAPSAVERVEGSIPRTEIVKSLSGRLETISATADELMQSVTPAVKAPPKAPRVEKPQPTETDIKLSEYYGVSQINDAIVFVTLYPRANNVQIAGDFNNWQPAKTPLKKVGSSGVWQTMIKLPAGKYRYRLVVDGQWQQDPYNETNELNPFGGFNSVVEVK, from the coding sequence ATGAGGACCATAGCAGTTGTTAATCAAAAAGGCGGATGCGGCAAAACAACTGTCTCGATAAACCTCGCAAGCGCCCTTGCTGAGCTTGGCCATAAAACATTACTGGTCGATATGGACCCGCAGTCGCATTGCGCCGTCGGCCTTGCCGTGCCGGAAGACCAGATTGAGCAAAGTATCTACGACGTCCTGATAAGCACAAGCAGAAACGAACCCATAAGGCTGGCGGAGATACTCTGGCAGATTAGCGATAAGCTCGAGCTGGCGCCTGCCAGTATAGACCTGTCGGCCTTTGAGCAGCAAATGGCCGGCATCGCCGAGCGCGAATCCTGCCTGAAAAGCGTCCTCGAAGGAATAAAGAACGAATACGAATACGCAATAATCGATTGTCCGCCGGCCGTGGGCCTGTTGACCCTCAATGCGCTAAGGGCGGCCACCGACGCCATTGTCCCCGTCGAAACAGGATATTTCGCACTGCACGGCCTCAGTAAGCAGCTTGAGACCCTTAGCATCCTCTGTAAACGATGCAGCCAGCAAATAGATGTCAAGGTCTTGGCCAGTATGTATGACTTAAGAACAAAGATGGCCAGAGAAATTCTGGCTGAATTGCGTTCCCACTTCGCCGACAAGATGTTCAAAACGATCGTTAACTTCAACACCAAAATCAAGGAGGCCTCCAGTTTCGGCCAGCCCATTTGCGAATATGACCCAGCCAGCAAGGGCCAAAGGGATTTTCGCGCACTGGCTGAGGAGCTTATTAATCCGGCCAGCGTCGAGACTGCCGGCCCCGAGCTTGCCGAAAAAGCTGCGGCCGCGGCATGGGCAATGCCAGGTCTTCGCGAGCAGGCAAAGCCGCCGATGCCCGTCATCCCAAGCGAAGGAGCGCAGCAGCCTGTGGTGAGTTCGCCTGCTCCGAGCGCGGTCGAGCGAGTCGAAGGGTCAATTCCTCGCACCGAAATTGTGAAATCATTATCCGGCCGGCTCGAAACAATCAGTGCAACCGCCGATGAATTGATGCAGTCTGTAACGCCTGCCGTAAAAGCCCCGCCGAAAGCTCCGCGGGTCGAAAAGCCGCAGCCGACAGAAACCGACATTAAGCTCTCTGAATATTATGGTGTCAGCCAGATAAATGATGCGATTGTTTTTGTAACGCTTTATCCTCGCGCCAACAACGTGCAGATTGCCGGCGATTTTAATAACTGGCAGCCGGCTAAGACCCCGCTGAAAAAAGTCGGCAGCTCCGGCGTATGGCAGACAATGATAAAACTGCCCGCCGGAAAATATCGCTACCGCCTCGTCGTCGATGGCCAGTGGCAGCAGGACCCCTACAACGAAACCAACGAATTGAATCCCTTCGGCGGATTCAACTCCGTCGTCGAAGTAAAATAA
- a CDS encoding response regulator, producing the protein MTASNQHIFFVDDEPAICRSVSQTLTRSGYTVSCFTDADLCLQQLRSQSCDLLITDVRMPKMDGIELVRRAKRIVPWLSVLVITGFGDIPMAVKAVKAGAVNFIEKPLQKQSFLEAIQAAIAQQYSGNLLKGKPLTDKEEAVLRLILQGHSNKEMAQILHRSIRTIEDHRRHIMSKLNVDSVVDLVKRAAVMGLTGTQ; encoded by the coding sequence ATGACTGCCAGTAACCAACATATCTTTTTCGTCGATGACGAGCCTGCTATATGCAGGTCTGTATCTCAGACCCTCACCCGCTCAGGATACACGGTTAGCTGTTTTACAGACGCCGACCTCTGCCTCCAGCAGCTACGATCGCAAAGTTGTGATTTGCTCATTACCGACGTGAGAATGCCCAAGATGGACGGCATAGAACTGGTTCGCAGGGCCAAACGCATTGTCCCGTGGCTGTCCGTCCTGGTGATAACGGGTTTCGGAGATATCCCAATGGCCGTCAAGGCTGTAAAGGCAGGGGCCGTTAATTTCATTGAAAAACCCCTGCAAAAACAAAGTTTCTTAGAAGCTATTCAAGCGGCAATAGCGCAACAGTACTCGGGCAATCTTCTTAAGGGCAAGCCGCTGACAGACAAAGAAGAGGCTGTTTTGCGCCTAATCTTACAGGGCCACAGCAATAAAGAAATGGCCCAGATATTGCACCGTTCTATCAGGACAATTGAAGACCATCGCCGGCATATTATGAGTAAGCTCAATGTGGACAGCGTAGTTGACCTTGTTAAAAGGGCTGCTGTTATGGGCCTGACCGGAACTCAATAA
- a CDS encoding restriction endonuclease subunit S has product MKLVPLNSIFNIEYGNKLDFNKMVKADDEKDGINFISRASKNFGITGKVKEDALHEPYEAGLITVTLGGSYLLASFIQPDKFYTAQNIKVLKPIHSLTFNEKLFYCLCIQQNRFKYSSHGREANVSLDNLLVPIAMPKELEKVSLNNIVKDSSAPVKETKIKLDVSKWQHFKLSDLFEITGSKTTPLKKLEEYGVGEYPYVTTQATNNGVSGFYNFKTEEGNVLTVDSAVVGYCSYQPQAFSASDHVEKLIPKFELNKYIAMFFTTILNLEQYRYNYGRKSCQERMRKLKVKLPVDEKGNPDWQFMEDYIKSLPYSSNL; this is encoded by the coding sequence ATGAAATTAGTTCCGCTAAATAGTATATTTAATATTGAATACGGAAATAAGCTGGACTTTAATAAAATGGTTAAAGCTGATGATGAAAAAGACGGCATCAACTTTATATCAAGAGCAAGCAAGAATTTTGGCATTACAGGGAAAGTCAAAGAAGATGCTTTGCATGAACCCTATGAAGCTGGTTTAATTACTGTCACGTTGGGGGGTTCTTATTTATTAGCTTCGTTTATTCAGCCAGATAAATTTTATACTGCACAAAATATTAAAGTTTTAAAACCAATACATTCTTTAACATTCAACGAAAAGCTTTTTTATTGCTTATGTATTCAGCAAAATAGATTTAAGTATAGTTCGCATGGCAGAGAAGCAAATGTTTCATTAGATAACTTATTGGTTCCCATCGCAATGCCAAAAGAACTTGAAAAAGTTTCTTTAAATAATATTGTAAAGGATTCGAGTGCTCCTGTTAAAGAAACCAAGATAAAATTAGACGTTTCTAAATGGCAACATTTCAAGTTGTCTGATTTGTTTGAAATTACAGGAAGTAAAACGACACCACTAAAGAAATTAGAAGAATATGGTGTAGGTGAATATCCTTATGTAACAACACAAGCCACAAATAATGGTGTTTCGGGATTTTATAATTTTAAAACAGAAGAAGGAAATGTATTAACTGTTGATTCAGCAGTTGTAGGATATTGCAGTTATCAGCCGCAGGCTTTTTCCGCCAGTGACCATGTAGAAAAATTAATTCCAAAATTTGAACTGAATAAATATATAGCAATGTTTTTTACTACCATATTGAATTTGGAACAATATAGATATAATTACGGCAGAAAATCGTGTCAAGAAAGAATGAGAAAACTAAAAGTAAAACTTCCAGTTGACGAAAAAGGAAATCCGGATTGGCAATTTATGGAAGATTATATAAAATCATTACCATATAGTTCAAATTTGTAA
- the purE gene encoding 5-(carboxyamino)imidazole ribonucleotide mutase, translating into MAKDMKSAVAVVMGSDSDMAVMQSCVEQLSGFGIEPVVRVMSAHRTPEAAAEFAENAAKDGIKVIIAAAGMAAHLAGALAARTTLPVIGVPLISSSGLEGVDAFLSTVQMPPGVPVATVAIGKAGAKNAAILAVQILALSDKGLAGKLAEFKKQLAKK; encoded by the coding sequence ATGGCTAAAGATATGAAAAGTGCTGTAGCGGTGGTGATGGGTTCCGACAGCGATATGGCGGTAATGCAAAGCTGCGTCGAGCAGTTAAGCGGCTTTGGTATTGAGCCGGTGGTGCGGGTGATGTCGGCGCATCGGACGCCGGAGGCGGCGGCGGAATTTGCGGAAAACGCCGCCAAAGACGGTATAAAGGTGATAATCGCGGCTGCCGGCATGGCTGCGCATCTGGCGGGCGCCTTGGCGGCCAGAACTACGCTGCCGGTCATCGGCGTGCCGCTGATTTCAAGCTCAGGCTTAGAGGGGGTTGACGCATTTCTGAGCACGGTCCAAATGCCGCCGGGCGTGCCGGTCGCGACGGTGGCGATTGGAAAAGCCGGCGCAAAGAACGCGGCTATACTGGCTGTGCAAATCCTGGCTCTGTCTGACAAAGGCCTTGCCGGGAAACTGGCTGAGTTCAAAAAACAACTGGCGAAGAAGTAA
- a CDS encoding PAS domain S-box protein, translating to MPAKRKKSADLQKKIKSLRLRIAKLKSKKPRQKQTDENALLYQTLMKNINLGITLIDTEYRVITTNAGQGKILKKPRGKFVGKYCFKEFEKRSKVCSHCPGTRAMATRRPAEVETTGVRDDGSHVLVRIQAFPIFENDGTIKGFLEVVEDITKHKQAEKALRDSEELYRTLVENIGLGINLIDAKYRIIMTNIAHAHFMKKARGKFLGNYCFREFAKRNTVCPNCPGKKAMATRRPADVETEGIGDDGSRMPVHIQAFPVFDADGTVKGFTEVVEDLTERRRTEENLRESEQRFKAIVDNAPDGILLVNVESKKFYLGNKAMCRTLGYEPEEIKKLAVPNIHPKEHLSYVIEQFEKQARKEITVAEDIPVKKRDGSIFYADISSFPITFGGKTYLAGIFRDITESKKAREELQQAEAKYRTLVEQIPAVTYTTALDKSSTTAYISPQILQLAGFSPEECGADPDLWRKQLHPEDRQRVLKKLKQSQKGKQPFNCEYRLFSKDGRIVWCRDEAVVVRDNSGRSLMLQGVMFDITAQKQAEEELNVYREKMARAERLASLGTLSATVAHELTQPLTVIRLSIENSLEDLKAQSCPKDVLDILKDGLNEVSNATSTIDRFRNYARQSSGKTFCKTNLSAIAGRIVYLLGKTAQSAKMTLHLKGVDKLPPVYSNEKDLNQLFFALTENAIQAADGKKTRRLIIAGDVKGENIELQFSDNCRGIAPENLGRIFEPFFTTGNGDERTGLGLPIVKRIVSENGGKIDVKSRPGKGTTFYVTLPIHPGMAK from the coding sequence ATGCCGGCTAAAAGGAAAAAGTCCGCCGACCTGCAAAAGAAAATCAAATCTCTGCGCCTGCGTATAGCCAAGCTCAAGAGCAAGAAGCCCCGGCAGAAACAGACAGATGAAAATGCCCTTCTCTACCAGACATTGATGAAAAACATCAACCTCGGAATAACCCTCATAGATACCGAATACAGGGTAATTACGACAAATGCCGGGCAGGGCAAAATTTTAAAGAAGCCCCGTGGCAAGTTTGTCGGCAAGTATTGTTTCAAAGAGTTTGAAAAACGCAGCAAAGTTTGCTCACACTGCCCCGGCACGCGGGCTATGGCTACGAGACGTCCCGCGGAGGTCGAAACCACAGGCGTACGGGATGATGGCAGCCATGTGCTAGTTCGCATTCAGGCTTTCCCGATTTTTGAGAACGATGGCACTATAAAGGGTTTCCTTGAGGTTGTAGAGGATATTACAAAGCACAAACAGGCAGAGAAAGCACTCCGAGACAGTGAAGAACTCTACCGCACGCTTGTGGAAAATATCGGCCTTGGGATTAACCTGATAGATGCCAAATACAGAATAATTATGACGAATATCGCCCATGCTCATTTTATGAAGAAGGCTCGCGGTAAATTTTTGGGCAACTATTGCTTCAGAGAGTTTGCGAAGCGCAACACTGTTTGTCCGAATTGTCCCGGGAAAAAAGCCATGGCTACGAGGCGCCCTGCAGATGTTGAAACCGAGGGAATAGGAGATGACGGCAGCCGTATGCCGGTTCACATTCAGGCCTTTCCGGTTTTCGATGCCGATGGCACCGTAAAAGGATTCACTGAGGTCGTAGAAGACCTCACTGAACGCAGGCGGACAGAGGAAAATTTAAGAGAGTCCGAACAAAGATTTAAAGCTATTGTCGACAATGCCCCAGATGGGATACTTCTGGTAAATGTGGAAAGTAAAAAATTCTACCTCGGCAATAAAGCAATGTGTCGTACGCTGGGCTACGAACCGGAAGAAATCAAAAAGCTGGCAGTTCCAAATATCCACCCGAAGGAACACCTGTCTTATGTGATAGAACAATTTGAGAAACAAGCCAGAAAAGAAATTACGGTGGCCGAAGATATCCCTGTCAAGAAAAGGGATGGCAGTATTTTTTATGCTGATATTAGCTCATTTCCAATAACGTTTGGAGGAAAAACCTATCTCGCGGGCATTTTCAGGGATATCACTGAGAGCAAAAAAGCCAGAGAAGAACTCCAGCAGGCCGAGGCGAAATACAGAACCCTTGTAGAGCAAATTCCCGCAGTTACTTACACCACCGCCCTGGATAAGTCCTCGACAACTGCTTATATCAGCCCTCAAATACTCCAGCTCGCCGGTTTTTCTCCTGAGGAATGCGGTGCCGACCCCGACCTTTGGCGAAAGCAGCTCCACCCCGAGGACCGCCAGCGAGTTCTCAAGAAACTAAAACAATCTCAAAAAGGCAAACAGCCCTTCAATTGCGAGTATCGTTTGTTCAGCAAGGACGGCAGAATCGTTTGGTGCCGGGATGAAGCTGTCGTAGTGCGCGACAACTCTGGCAGGTCTTTGATGCTGCAGGGCGTTATGTTCGATATTACGGCTCAGAAACAGGCGGAGGAGGAGCTTAATGTATATCGCGAGAAAATGGCCCGGGCAGAACGGCTCGCTTCGCTGGGAACTTTGAGCGCAACAGTAGCCCACGAACTGACCCAACCGCTAACGGTTATTCGCCTCTCGATAGAAAACTCGTTAGAAGACCTCAAAGCACAATCTTGCCCGAAGGATGTTTTGGATATACTCAAGGACGGCCTTAATGAGGTTTCAAATGCCACTTCAACGATCGACAGGTTTCGCAATTATGCGAGGCAGTCTTCAGGAAAAACTTTCTGCAAAACAAACCTCAGTGCAATCGCCGGCAGGATTGTCTATCTGTTAGGCAAAACTGCCCAGAGCGCAAAGATGACCCTGCACCTCAAAGGCGTGGACAAGCTGCCGCCCGTATACTCGAACGAGAAAGACCTTAATCAGTTATTCTTCGCTCTGACCGAGAATGCAATACAGGCCGCTGACGGCAAAAAAACCCGCCGGCTTATTATCGCAGGCGACGTGAAAGGCGAGAATATCGAACTGCAGTTCTCGGATAACTGCCGCGGTATAGCCCCGGAAAATCTCGGCAGGATTTTTGAGCCGTTTTTCACCACCGGCAATGGTGATGAAAGAACAGGCCTGGGGCTTCCCATTGTTAAGCGAATCGTGTCTGAAAACGGAGGCAAAATCGACGTCAAGAGCCGGCCTGGAAAAGGCACAACTTTTTATGTTACCTTGCCGATTCATCCCGGGATGGCTAAGTAA
- a CDS encoding N-6 DNA methylase produces MANERKTENIVRKHFTKFEKECLIEEQKSENPKINKLLKNASKKGEGAGYPEFIISFSDNQNFIIVIECKSSVKKHESKNRDKYSEYAVDGALLYASYLSKEFDVLAIAVSGQSFGELKVSHFLHLKGENNAVPKFSNKLLDLDSYIQGYVKSPEKFRQDYDSLLDFSKELNEELHSKKVKESQRSLLISGILIALENSAFEISYKKHSKPEDLANNLADTISNELKNANLHGKKLESLKTAFTFIRTHTALSGEKNVLSNIIDNIDTHINHFIKTYKYFDVLGQFYIEFLRYANNDKGLGIVLTPHHITHLFAELADVNKDSVILDNCCGTGGFLISAMSKMIKDAKDDKRKVESIKNKQLIGIEWQDDIFALACSNMFIHQDGKTNIIHGSCFDGKVIQQVKEFRPNTGFLNPPYPNIDTDPLELEFVLNNLEILQPNSPCVAIIPISCVLASKGKEYELKRRILESHTLEAAMSMPNQLFYNNDVGVVTSVLVITAHKPHPRGKKTWFGYFKNDGYTVQKHKGRGDFGREWDAIEKQWVDIFKNRKVIKGLSLLKEVAPEDEWCAEAYMKTKYSELMEQNFIKELKKYAAFTIITSD; encoded by the coding sequence ATGGCAAATGAAAGAAAAACGGAAAACATTGTAAGAAAGCATTTTACAAAGTTTGAAAAAGAATGTTTGATTGAAGAACAAAAATCAGAAAATCCTAAAATAAACAAATTATTAAAAAATGCTTCAAAAAAAGGAGAAGGCGCAGGTTATCCTGAATTTATAATTTCATTTTCTGATAATCAAAATTTTATCATTGTAATTGAATGCAAAAGCAGTGTTAAAAAACATGAAAGTAAAAATCGTGATAAATATTCGGAATATGCTGTAGATGGAGCACTGCTTTATGCTTCTTATTTATCCAAAGAATTTGATGTTTTAGCAATAGCCGTAAGCGGACAAAGTTTTGGAGAATTGAAAGTTTCTCATTTTTTGCACCTTAAGGGGGAAAATAATGCTGTTCCAAAGTTTTCCAATAAACTTTTAGATTTAGATAGTTACATACAAGGATATGTCAAGAGTCCTGAAAAATTTAGACAAGATTATGATAGCTTACTTGATTTTTCCAAAGAACTTAATGAAGAGTTACACTCTAAAAAAGTAAAAGAATCGCAACGCAGTTTGCTTATTAGTGGCATATTGATTGCATTGGAAAATTCGGCTTTTGAAATATCTTATAAAAAACATTCTAAACCAGAAGACCTTGCAAATAATCTGGCAGATACTATTTCTAATGAACTAAAAAATGCCAATCTTCATGGTAAGAAATTAGAAAGTTTAAAAACAGCCTTTACTTTCATTAGGACTCATACGGCTCTTTCAGGTGAAAAAAATGTATTGTCTAATATAATTGATAACATTGACACTCATATAAATCATTTCATTAAAACATATAAATATTTTGATGTGCTAGGACAATTTTACATCGAATTTCTGAGATATGCAAATAACGATAAAGGATTGGGAATAGTTTTAACACCCCATCATATCACTCATTTATTTGCTGAATTAGCAGACGTAAATAAAGACAGTGTAATTTTGGATAATTGTTGCGGTACCGGTGGTTTTTTGATCAGTGCTATGAGCAAAATGATAAAAGATGCAAAAGATGACAAGAGGAAAGTAGAATCAATAAAAAACAAACAATTAATCGGGATAGAATGGCAAGATGATATATTTGCTTTGGCGTGCTCTAATATGTTTATTCATCAAGACGGAAAAACTAATATAATACATGGTAGCTGTTTTGATGGAAAAGTTATCCAGCAAGTTAAAGAATTTCGACCAAACACGGGTTTTTTAAATCCGCCATATCCCAATATAGACACAGATCCATTGGAATTAGAATTTGTACTAAATAATTTAGAAATATTACAACCCAATAGCCCTTGTGTTGCGATTATTCCGATTAGTTGTGTCTTGGCGTCTAAAGGGAAGGAATACGAGCTAAAGCGAAGAATATTAGAGTCGCATACTTTAGAAGCTGCCATGTCTATGCCCAACCAATTATTTTATAACAACGATGTAGGAGTTGTTACTTCTGTTTTAGTAATTACCGCACATAAACCACATCCTCGTGGTAAAAAAACGTGGTTCGGATATTTTAAGAATGATGGATACACAGTACAAAAGCATAAAGGCAGAGGTGATTTCGGCCGGGAATGGGATGCTATAGAAAAACAATGGGTCGATATATTTAAAAATAGAAAAGTAATAAAAGGATTAAGTTTATTAAAAGAAGTGGCACCCGAAGATGAATGGTGCGCAGAAGCATATATGAAAACGAAATATTCTGAATTAATGGAGCAAAATTTTATTAAAGAATTAAAAAAATATGCCGCCTTTACAATTATAACGAGTGACTAA
- a CDS encoding type II toxin-antitoxin system MqsA family antitoxin: MAKKCPICGNLSLKTCSGKFRFEPPPNIQGGVIIIPNSKWEECSTCGERIIPVALEHALEQERYHRLGLLTSKRIQEIRKAAGLSQVAMAQQLGVGDKTYTRWESGKSIQSKSSDNLIRLFEQRAELLNQFEAQRKPNRMEEISKYFKCLETFKAGNRVAFAWHGSELDPSLCDALSRCLKKITSLQHKKHK; the protein is encoded by the coding sequence ATGGCTAAAAAATGTCCTATCTGCGGGAATTTATCTCTTAAGACGTGCAGTGGTAAGTTTAGGTTTGAACCGCCACCCAATATACAAGGCGGAGTAATTATTATCCCCAATAGTAAGTGGGAAGAATGTTCTACTTGTGGGGAAAGGATTATTCCTGTCGCACTTGAACATGCGCTCGAACAAGAACGCTATCATCGTTTAGGCTTGCTAACTTCTAAAAGAATTCAAGAAATACGGAAGGCTGCCGGTTTGTCCCAAGTTGCAATGGCACAGCAATTGGGAGTAGGTGACAAGACGTATACAAGATGGGAATCCGGTAAATCGATACAGAGCAAATCGAGTGATAATCTTATTCGGTTATTTGAACAAAGAGCCGAGCTTTTAAATCAATTTGAGGCACAACGTAAACCAAACCGAATGGAAGAAATATCAAAATACTTTAAATGTCTTGAGACTTTCAAGGCTGGAAACCGCGTTGCCTTTGCTTGGCACGGCAGCGAATTAGACCCCTCCCTCTGTGATGCCTTAAGTAGGTGTTTAAAGAAAATCACCAGCTTGCAACATAAGAAACACAAATGA